From a single Longimicrobiales bacterium genomic region:
- a CDS encoding DUF2254 domain-containing protein, which produces MARLKAFWLDVVDSLWFVPAVLTLACAASALLLVNYNDVLIGELDPTTRWWAFGGSAEGASGVLGAIASSIITVTGVVFSVTIVALQLASSQFTPRVLRQFTADRANQIVLGVFIGTFTYTLLVQRTLRTADGGEEFVPNVAVTVAVLLALVSIGFLIFFINHAARSIQASVIIESVTADTLVALDKVFPERLDEREEDDPLVDADEYTAGQPEEPFLVTSRKAGYIQELDMAALREAAGQHQLLIRMDVEIGKYVLPNDAVMSVWPPGDVNDRTAAELRGALLLGFERTPHQDLKLGVIELMDIAVKALSPSVNDPTTALNAIDRLGEILLELAWRRRGDLVELNESGRPLLITRRPQLEDTLGIAFDQVRHYGAENPTVAIALTRLLGRLAATAPAQATPAFIQALYEVKATAEARITDAVDRRRYDAAADDALRIAAGENRTRIEAGGG; this is translated from the coding sequence ATGGCCCGGCTGAAGGCGTTCTGGCTGGATGTAGTGGACAGCCTCTGGTTCGTACCGGCCGTCCTCACGCTCGCCTGCGCCGCTTCAGCCCTGCTGCTGGTCAACTACAATGACGTTCTCATCGGTGAGCTGGATCCGACCACTCGCTGGTGGGCGTTCGGCGGTTCCGCCGAGGGCGCATCCGGCGTTCTCGGCGCTATCGCCAGCAGCATTATCACGGTCACGGGCGTCGTCTTCTCTGTCACGATCGTCGCGCTTCAGCTCGCGTCCAGCCAGTTCACGCCGCGCGTACTGCGACAGTTCACGGCCGATCGAGCGAACCAGATCGTGCTCGGCGTCTTCATCGGAACGTTCACCTACACGCTGCTCGTGCAGCGAACGCTGCGCACGGCCGACGGCGGTGAAGAGTTCGTCCCCAACGTTGCGGTGACCGTCGCCGTACTGCTCGCCCTCGTCAGCATCGGCTTCCTGATCTTCTTCATCAATCATGCGGCACGGTCGATCCAGGCATCTGTCATCATCGAGTCGGTGACGGCCGACACGCTGGTGGCGCTGGACAAGGTATTTCCGGAGCGACTCGATGAGCGCGAGGAGGACGATCCGCTGGTGGACGCTGACGAGTACACGGCCGGACAGCCCGAGGAACCGTTTCTCGTTACCAGTCGCAAGGCGGGCTACATTCAGGAGCTGGACATGGCGGCGCTGCGCGAGGCGGCCGGGCAGCACCAGCTGCTCATACGCATGGACGTGGAAATCGGCAAGTACGTGCTCCCGAATGACGCGGTGATGTCCGTGTGGCCGCCGGGCGATGTGAATGACAGGACGGCCGCGGAGCTGCGCGGCGCATTGCTGCTGGGTTTTGAGCGCACGCCGCACCAGGACCTGAAGCTCGGTGTGATCGAGCTGATGGACATCGCAGTCAAGGCGCTGTCACCGAGCGTGAACGATCCCACCACGGCGCTGAACGCCATTGACCGGCTGGGTGAGATCCTGCTCGAGCTCGCGTGGCGTCGGCGCGGCGATCTGGTCGAGCTGAACGAAAGCGGGCGGCCCCTGCTGATCACGCGGCGGCCGCAGCTCGAGGATACGCTCGGAATCGCGTTCGATCAGGTGCGTCACTACGGTGCAGAGAACCCGACCGTGGCCATTGCCCTGACGCGTCTGCTCGGCCGCCTGGCCGCGACCGCTCCCGCGCAGGCCACGCCGGCATTCATCCAGGCGTTGTACGAGGTGAAGGCCACAGCCGAGGCCAGGATCACCGATGCAGTCGACCGGCGCCGTTACGACGCCGCAGCAGACGATGCGCTGCGCATAGCCGCCGGCGAGAACCGGACGCGCATCGAGGCCGGCGGCGGCTGA
- a CDS encoding acetate--CoA ligase family protein has protein sequence MRNPAELDMFFRPRSIAVIGASRTPGTVGYEIVDNLLADGFTGAIYPVNPNAIAVHSVPAYPGIADVPGDVDLAVIAVPKERVLAAAEACGVKGVRALVVITAGFREVGPAGREREQELLTIAQRHGMRMVGPNCLGVLSTAADVSMNATFAPIMPPAGPVSFMSQSGAMGVTILDYAAEYGIGVHHFVSVGNKADVSGNDLIEYWAADETTRVILMYLENFGNPRKFTRLAREVTRHKPIIAVKAGRTAAGARAASSHTGALAGVDSATDALLAQCGVIRVDSVEELFDMAMAFGQLPVPQGNRVAVVTNAGGPGIIITDACESLGLSVAELSAETQARLRQNLPEEASVRNPVDMIATATPESYRLALEAVLADPNVDAAIAAFVPPLRVRQQDVASSIVEARSAQPDKPMLAVLMGRAGLPEGRADLRKAGIPAYIFPESAARALAGMYRYRRWLERPTGVVREYEVNQQVVERIVTAAMEAGVDYLERDDVLAILEAYGIATLKSANAATADEAASAAHALGLPVVLKIDSPDVVHKTDVGGVMLDIRSEDEVRTGFNVMLTRVRERMPDAHIDGVIVEKFVKGGRETIIGMSQDPSFGPVLMFGLGGIYVEALKDVAFRVQPVSDIDAHEMVRSIRGVRLLEGMRGEAPSDMAAIEDAIQRVSQLVGANPAISEMDINPFLVLEHGGIAVDARIRISRTDTADRHALRKDT, from the coding sequence ATGAGAAATCCTGCAGAGCTCGACATGTTCTTCCGACCGCGCTCAATAGCCGTGATCGGCGCCAGCCGCACACCGGGCACGGTCGGCTACGAGATCGTAGACAACCTTCTGGCTGATGGATTCACCGGTGCGATCTACCCGGTGAATCCGAACGCCATCGCCGTCCACTCCGTGCCGGCGTACCCCGGTATCGCGGACGTCCCGGGCGATGTCGACCTGGCTGTGATTGCGGTACCGAAGGAACGGGTGCTGGCGGCGGCGGAGGCGTGCGGAGTGAAGGGAGTGCGTGCGCTGGTCGTGATCACGGCCGGATTCCGCGAGGTGGGGCCGGCGGGGCGGGAGCGGGAGCAGGAGCTGTTGACGATCGCGCAGCGTCACGGCATGCGGATGGTGGGTCCGAACTGCCTGGGCGTGCTGAGCACGGCAGCGGACGTGAGCATGAATGCGACGTTCGCGCCGATCATGCCGCCCGCCGGTCCGGTCAGCTTCATGAGCCAGTCAGGTGCGATGGGAGTGACGATCCTCGACTACGCGGCGGAGTACGGCATCGGGGTTCATCACTTCGTGTCGGTCGGTAACAAGGCGGACGTCTCCGGTAACGACCTGATCGAGTACTGGGCGGCGGACGAGACGACGCGGGTCATCCTGATGTACCTGGAGAACTTCGGTAACCCGCGGAAGTTCACGCGTCTGGCGCGCGAGGTGACGCGACACAAGCCGATCATTGCGGTGAAGGCCGGGCGCACGGCGGCGGGTGCGAGGGCGGCATCCTCGCACACGGGTGCGCTGGCGGGTGTCGACTCGGCGACCGATGCGCTGCTTGCGCAGTGCGGTGTGATCCGGGTCGACTCGGTGGAGGAGCTGTTCGACATGGCGATGGCGTTCGGCCAGCTGCCCGTCCCGCAGGGCAACCGGGTGGCGGTCGTGACGAACGCGGGCGGCCCCGGCATCATCATCACGGACGCGTGCGAGTCGCTCGGCCTGTCGGTCGCCGAGCTCTCCGCGGAGACGCAGGCGCGCCTGCGACAGAACCTGCCGGAAGAGGCGAGCGTCCGGAACCCCGTCGACATGATCGCCACGGCGACACCGGAGAGCTACCGTCTGGCTCTCGAGGCCGTGCTCGCGGACCCGAATGTCGACGCGGCGATCGCCGCGTTCGTCCCGCCGTTGCGTGTGCGGCAGCAGGATGTCGCGAGCAGCATAGTCGAAGCGCGAAGTGCACAGCCGGACAAGCCGATGCTCGCCGTGCTGATGGGTCGCGCCGGCCTGCCGGAAGGAAGAGCGGATCTGCGCAAGGCGGGGATCCCGGCATACATCTTCCCGGAATCGGCGGCGCGCGCGCTGGCGGGCATGTACCGCTACCGGCGGTGGCTCGAGCGGCCGACCGGCGTGGTACGCGAGTACGAAGTGAATCAGCAGGTGGTCGAGCGCATCGTCACGGCTGCCATGGAAGCCGGCGTCGATTACCTCGAGCGTGACGACGTGCTGGCGATCCTGGAGGCGTACGGCATCGCCACCCTGAAATCGGCAAACGCCGCAACGGCGGACGAAGCGGCGAGCGCAGCGCATGCGCTCGGCCTGCCCGTGGTCCTCAAGATCGACTCGCCCGATGTCGTCCACAAGACCGATGTCGGCGGCGTGATGCTCGACATCCGCTCCGAGGACGAGGTTCGCACGGGATTCAACGTCATGCTGACGCGCGTGCGCGAGCGTATGCCGGACGCACATATCGATGGCGTGATCGTCGAGAAGTTCGTGAAGGGCGGACGCGAGACGATAATCGGCATGAGCCAGGACCCGTCGTTCGGCCCGGTCCTCATGTTCGGTCTGGGCGGCATCTACGTCGAAGCGCTCAAGGACGTGGCCTTCCGCGTGCAGCCCGTCTCCGACATCGACGCGCACGAGATGGTGCGCTCCATCCGCGGCGTCAGGCTGCTGGAGGGCATGAGAGGAGAAGCGCCGTCGGACATGGCAGCGATCGAGGACGCGATTCAGCGCGTGTCGCAGCTCGTCGGTGCCAATCCGGCAATCAGCGAGATGGACATCAACCCGTTCCTCGTCCTGGAGCATGGAGGCATCGCCGTGGACGCACGCATTCGAATCAGCCGTACCGACACGGCCGACAGGCACGCCCTGCGGAAGGACACCTGA
- a CDS encoding TonB-dependent receptor yields the protein MTKNRDAHGLVPWRPGRAVLCGLLAVLSSAPLAAQEIRGVVRDVEGRPLAQAQVLALPGARSALTDAEGRFRLPGIAAGRYRVEVSLIGYAPVSLAVDVGGGGLEPLELRLKATPLTLGGIEVTASGTGRVPAAVMQATSQLSGKALDRELSGTLAQTLRYQPGIAVRSNGPAAAMPVMRGLTGDRVLVLQDGQRASDLAGSASDHGVTIDPLSAQRVEVVRGPATLLYGNNALGGVVNVISGDVSGGMPLRPQAALALQTESAYPGGAVSARAAAPLGDAWSVTVRAGARTADDMRIGDDPELGDRLENTDVSSLNGAIAFSRTGRRWSGSAAVRAYGFTYGLPVPPGSEPVDLRGGRRELAGRGDVSTGMAILPSARLDFTVQDYDHDEIDDAGVVQQRFVLATRTVNVLVRQAGVGALREGAWGVSALVKHYEAAGPAALTPEADSRTWGVFGFQELGLGVAETTLQAGARYDRYAIDSRQSPKFGAAVRRTFHAFSGSIGVSAPLSDAVTASITGSRSFRAPTVEELFSGAPHAGTGSVEFGDAALREERGTGLEAVLHVRTQRINGQVAAFTNRISDYIQPVLRGDTVVGDVTLPVFVYAQAPARLSGLEGSIEAAVSRTVAVAVRGDYLKGEQADGTPLSFMPPARLGVSARWDNGTLSLGGDVHHEMAQHRIGSADESPTHAHTILRLDASARVRLFGRLHSMTVRMDNLTNALHREATSRIKDFAPSAGRNIAVAYRVHL from the coding sequence TTGACTAAAAACCGGGACGCGCACGGCCTGGTACCGTGGAGACCGGGACGCGCGGTGCTGTGCGGCCTGCTCGCAGTTCTCTCGAGTGCTCCGCTGGCCGCGCAGGAGATCCGGGGCGTGGTACGGGACGTCGAGGGACGACCCCTCGCGCAGGCGCAGGTGCTGGCGCTGCCCGGGGCGCGGAGCGCACTGACGGATGCGGAGGGCCGGTTTCGCCTGCCGGGCATCGCCGCCGGCCGATACCGCGTCGAGGTATCCCTGATCGGGTATGCGCCGGTCTCGCTGGCAGTGGATGTGGGAGGAGGCGGACTGGAGCCGTTGGAACTGCGGCTGAAGGCGACACCGCTGACGCTGGGCGGAATCGAGGTAACGGCGAGCGGGACGGGTCGGGTGCCGGCCGCAGTGATGCAGGCCACGTCGCAGCTGTCGGGCAAGGCGCTCGACCGTGAGTTGAGCGGCACGCTGGCGCAGACGCTCAGGTACCAGCCGGGAATCGCCGTCCGTTCCAATGGCCCGGCGGCGGCCATGCCGGTGATGCGCGGATTGACGGGCGATCGTGTGCTGGTGCTGCAGGATGGCCAGCGCGCGTCCGATCTGGCCGGGTCGGCGAGCGACCACGGCGTGACGATCGATCCCCTGAGCGCGCAGCGGGTGGAAGTGGTGCGGGGGCCAGCGACACTGCTGTACGGCAACAATGCGCTTGGCGGCGTGGTGAATGTGATTTCCGGGGACGTGTCCGGCGGCATGCCGCTGCGTCCGCAGGCGGCGCTCGCGTTGCAGACGGAGAGCGCCTACCCGGGAGGCGCGGTCAGCGCGCGCGCGGCCGCACCTCTCGGGGATGCATGGTCGGTAACGGTCCGTGCGGGCGCGCGCACGGCGGACGACATGCGGATCGGTGACGATCCCGAGCTGGGCGATCGTCTGGAGAACACGGATGTGAGCAGTCTGAACGGAGCCATTGCGTTCTCGCGGACGGGGCGCCGCTGGAGCGGATCCGCAGCCGTGCGCGCGTACGGGTTCACATATGGTCTTCCTGTGCCACCGGGCTCGGAGCCGGTGGACCTGCGTGGTGGACGCCGCGAGCTGGCAGGGCGGGGGGATGTGAGCACGGGGATGGCCATCCTGCCGTCGGCGCGTCTCGATTTCACGGTGCAGGATTACGATCACGACGAGATCGATGACGCCGGCGTGGTCCAGCAGCGCTTCGTGCTGGCGACGCGGACGGTGAACGTGCTCGTGCGGCAGGCCGGTGTCGGCGCGCTGCGCGAGGGAGCGTGGGGTGTGTCTGCGCTGGTGAAGCACTATGAGGCTGCCGGCCCGGCGGCGCTCACGCCGGAAGCGGACTCACGCACATGGGGCGTATTCGGGTTTCAGGAGCTGGGGCTCGGCGTTGCGGAGACGACGCTGCAGGCGGGCGCCCGCTATGACCGGTACGCCATCGACTCCCGGCAGAGCCCCAAGTTCGGTGCCGCGGTGCGTCGCACATTCCACGCGTTCTCCGGCTCCATCGGAGTGAGCGCACCGCTGTCCGACGCGGTGACGGCCAGTATCACGGGGTCGCGGTCGTTCCGCGCGCCGACCGTGGAGGAGCTGTTCTCGGGCGCACCGCATGCGGGTACGGGCTCGGTCGAATTCGGTGATGCAGCGCTGCGCGAGGAGCGTGGCACCGGACTGGAGGCGGTCCTCCACGTGCGCACCCAGCGTATCAATGGACAGGTCGCCGCCTTCACGAACCGGATCAGTGACTACATCCAGCCCGTCCTGAGAGGGGATACAGTCGTCGGGGATGTCACGCTGCCCGTGTTCGTATACGCTCAGGCGCCGGCGCGGCTGAGTGGTCTGGAGGGGTCGATCGAGGCCGCGGTGAGCCGCACCGTGGCCGTCGCCGTGCGCGGTGACTACCTGAAGGGTGAGCAGGCTGACGGAACACCACTCTCGTTCATGCCGCCCGCGCGCCTGGGCGTGAGTGCACGCTGGGACAATGGTACCCTGTCGCTCGGCGGTGACGTGCATCATGAGATGGCGCAGCACCGGATCGGGTCGGCCGACGAGTCACCGACGCACGCCCACACGATTCTGCGCCTCGACGCGAGCGCACGCGTGCGCCTGTTCGGGCGGCTGCATTCGATGACTGTGCGCATGGACAACCTGACGAACGCGCTGCATCGCGAAGCCACGAGCCGAATCAAGGACTTTGCGCCGTCGGCAGGACGCAATATCGCGGTTGCCTATCGTGTCCACCTGTAG
- a CDS encoding zinc ABC transporter substrate-binding protein: MTARFRACVPARSLHLIAAAALALAGCSGDSIRRADDTRLRVVATTGMIADVAERVGGRRVLMESLMGPGVDPHLYKASAGDVRRLARADLVLYNGLHLEAAMGEVLEEMGKRKHTVAVTDWIDRGSLAAPPEFQGSYDPHVWFDVRLWMRVVQRIEAAYVAADSAHADEYRERSAALLREMATLDEWVRARAAEVPPDRRVLVTAHDAFGYFGRAYGFEVKGLQGISTASEAGTADVQQLAAEIARRRIPAIFVETSIPRRTIEAVQAAVRSRGFEVAIGGALYSDALGSPNTPASTYMGMVRSNVETIVGALTAGGIMAGAMERE; the protein is encoded by the coding sequence ATGACGGCCCGATTCCGCGCCTGCGTCCCGGCGCGGTCTCTCCATCTCATCGCTGCCGCAGCGCTTGCGCTGGCGGGTTGCAGCGGCGACTCCATCCGCCGCGCCGATGACACGCGACTGCGTGTCGTAGCGACGACGGGCATGATCGCTGATGTCGCCGAACGTGTCGGTGGCCGGCGCGTGCTGATGGAGTCGCTGATGGGTCCGGGAGTGGACCCGCATCTGTACAAGGCGAGTGCGGGCGATGTACGGCGTCTGGCGCGTGCGGACCTGGTGCTGTACAACGGGCTGCATCTCGAGGCGGCGATGGGCGAGGTGCTGGAGGAGATGGGGAAGCGGAAGCACACGGTGGCGGTGACCGACTGGATCGATCGCGGATCGCTGGCTGCGCCGCCGGAGTTTCAGGGCAGCTACGATCCGCACGTGTGGTTCGACGTGCGGCTGTGGATGCGTGTGGTACAGCGGATCGAGGCGGCTTATGTGGCGGCGGACTCTGCACACGCGGATGAATATCGCGAGCGGAGTGCGGCGCTGCTGCGCGAAATGGCGACGCTGGACGAGTGGGTGCGTGCGCGCGCGGCTGAGGTTCCGCCGGACCGTCGTGTGCTGGTGACCGCGCACGACGCGTTCGGCTATTTCGGCAGGGCATACGGCTTCGAGGTGAAGGGATTGCAGGGCATCAGCACCGCCTCGGAGGCGGGGACGGCGGATGTGCAGCAGCTGGCGGCCGAGATCGCGCGACGCCGGATCCCGGCGATCTTCGTGGAGACATCGATCCCGCGGCGCACGATCGAGGCGGTGCAGGCGGCCGTGCGGTCACGCGGCTTCGAGGTAGCGATCGGCGGCGCACTGTACTCGGACGCACTAGGCAGCCCGAACACACCTGCGAGCACCTACATGGGGATGGTGCGGAGCAACGTGGAGACGATCGTCGGCGCATTGACGGCGGGCGGGATCATGGCAGGCGCAATGGAGCGCGAATGA
- a CDS encoding metal ABC transporter ATP-binding protein: MTDETAIEVNDLTVAYREHPVLWDIDLTVPAGVLMAIVGPNGAGKTTLIKAMLGLLKPAAGQVLIHGRPYDEQRRLIAYVPQRGSVDWDFPTSVLDVVQMGRYGALGWLRRVGRRERDLAMTALEKVGMEDFAHRQISQLSGGQQQRVFLARALVQDARVYLMDEPFQGVDAKTERAIVTVLQALREAGDTVVVVHHALQTVPEYFDWVTLLNVRKIAAGPVDDVFTAENLRVTYGGRVPFHGSASPLRDTPRTGGSAWAGVGGD; the protein is encoded by the coding sequence ATGACGGACGAGACGGCAATCGAAGTGAACGATCTCACGGTCGCGTACCGCGAGCATCCGGTTCTCTGGGATATCGATCTGACGGTGCCTGCGGGCGTGCTGATGGCGATCGTGGGACCGAACGGGGCGGGCAAGACGACACTGATCAAGGCGATGCTCGGCCTGTTGAAGCCCGCGGCGGGACAGGTCCTGATTCACGGTCGGCCATATGACGAGCAGCGTCGGCTGATCGCGTACGTCCCGCAGCGCGGCAGTGTGGACTGGGACTTCCCGACGTCGGTGCTCGATGTCGTGCAGATGGGGCGTTACGGCGCGCTCGGCTGGCTGCGCAGGGTCGGGCGTCGCGAGCGGGACCTGGCGATGACCGCGCTCGAGAAGGTGGGCATGGAGGATTTTGCGCATCGCCAGATCAGCCAGCTTTCCGGCGGTCAGCAGCAGCGCGTCTTCCTGGCGCGCGCGCTCGTGCAGGATGCCCGGGTCTATCTGATGGACGAGCCGTTCCAGGGTGTGGACGCGAAGACCGAGCGGGCGATCGTGACAGTGCTTCAGGCACTGCGTGAAGCGGGCGACACCGTCGTGGTAGTACATCACGCGTTGCAGACGGTGCCCGAATACTTCGACTGGGTGACGCTGCTCAACGTGCGCAAGATCGCGGCAGGTCCCGTCGACGATGTGTTCACTGCGGAGAATCTGCGCGTGACGTACGGCGGCCGCGTGCCGTTCCACGGCTCCGCATCGCCGCTGCGGGACACGCCGCGCACGGGCGGAAGCGCGTGGGCTGGCGTGGGCGGAGACTGA
- a CDS encoding metal ABC transporter permease: MNPLRELFFDYTLRTVALGAGTLGIVAGALGTYAVLRRQSLLGDAISHAALPGIVLAFILTGTRSTLVLVLGAALAGWLGTLVVMTVVRHSRLPEDSALGIVLSVFFGAGLVLLTYVQKLPDASQAGLDRFLFGQAATMLERDVIVIAALGALALLAVFVFWKEFKLLSFDPEFGASLGMPMRTIDILLTTFLVIAIVIGLQTVGVVLMSAMVIAPAAAARQWTNSLSVMVLLSALFGAIAGVTGAVISSSAAHVPTGPTIVLAATTLVLISMAVAPERGLLWASVQRRRQRHQIRADAVLGDLYALAGQHEGEHAHDLTVLEAMRLGRTDVRRALGVLEERGLARREGASGWTITPAGRAEAEQGTRDDPEDGTPPDRAAPSGRRDGV; the protein is encoded by the coding sequence ATGAATCCGCTCCGCGAGCTGTTCTTCGATTATACGCTGCGCACCGTTGCGCTCGGTGCGGGCACGCTCGGCATCGTGGCCGGTGCACTCGGCACGTATGCGGTGCTGCGGCGACAGAGCCTGCTGGGTGATGCGATCTCCCACGCCGCTCTTCCCGGCATCGTGCTCGCCTTCATCCTGACTGGTACGCGGAGCACGCTCGTTCTCGTGCTGGGTGCCGCGCTCGCCGGGTGGCTCGGCACGCTCGTCGTGATGACGGTGGTGCGGCACAGCCGCTTACCGGAGGACAGTGCGCTGGGGATCGTGCTGTCCGTGTTCTTCGGCGCGGGTCTGGTACTGCTGACGTACGTGCAGAAGCTGCCTGATGCGTCACAGGCCGGCCTCGACCGCTTTCTTTTCGGCCAGGCCGCAACCATGCTCGAGCGTGATGTCATTGTCATTGCGGCGCTCGGCGCGCTGGCCCTGCTCGCGGTCTTCGTATTCTGGAAGGAATTCAAGCTCCTCAGCTTCGACCCGGAGTTCGGCGCGTCGCTCGGGATGCCGATGCGGACGATCGACATTCTCCTCACGACGTTTCTCGTCATTGCAATCGTGATCGGGCTGCAGACTGTCGGCGTGGTGCTGATGAGCGCGATGGTGATCGCGCCCGCCGCCGCCGCGCGCCAGTGGACCAATTCCCTGTCCGTCATGGTGCTTCTTTCGGCGCTTTTCGGCGCCATCGCGGGCGTGACCGGTGCGGTGATCAGCAGCTCGGCCGCGCACGTCCCGACGGGTCCCACGATCGTCCTCGCGGCAACCACGCTGGTACTCATCTCCATGGCCGTGGCTCCCGAGCGCGGCCTGCTGTGGGCGTCAGTTCAGCGCAGGAGGCAGCGCCATCAGATCCGCGCGGACGCCGTGCTCGGCGACCTGTACGCACTCGCCGGTCAGCACGAGGGCGAGCACGCGCACGACCTCACGGTGCTCGAGGCGATGCGTCTCGGGCGTACCGACGTGCGCCGGGCGCTCGGCGTGCTCGAGGAGCGCGGTCTGGCCCGGCGCGAAGGCGCGAGCGGATGGACGATCACGCCTGCAGGCCGCGCGGAAGCCGAGCAGGGGACGCGGGACGATCCGGAGGATGGCACGCCGCCGGACCGGGCCGCCCCATCCGGCAGGCGCGACGGCGTATGA
- a CDS encoding metal ABC transporter permease, translating to MSIELEIQLVAVVVSVACSLAGVFLVLRRMALMSDAISHTVLLGIVLVFFITRDIASPFLVLGAAAMGVATVGLVELLRRTRLVREDASIGLVFPALFSIAVILITRYAGAVHLDTDAVLLGEIAFAPFRRLEVGGRDLGPRSLWVMGGVLVLNILFITALYKELKLSTFDPGLAAALGFAPGVLHYAFMTLVSITAVGAFDAVGSILVVALMITPPATAYLLSDSLPRVLILSAVIAAAAALGGFWTAWLVDASIAGCMAAVAGLLFMLAFLLAPERGVVAVARRRERQRWEFARLMLAIHLLHHEGAPEAADESRETHLGEHLRWKPAFARRVVDEAEEDDLLLRLPDGRLELTDAGRDSARKAMLV from the coding sequence ATGAGCATCGAGCTCGAGATCCAGCTCGTGGCGGTGGTCGTATCCGTCGCGTGCTCACTGGCCGGCGTGTTCCTGGTGCTGCGCCGCATGGCGCTCATGAGCGACGCGATCAGCCACACGGTGCTGCTCGGCATCGTGCTGGTGTTCTTCATCACGCGTGACATCGCATCACCGTTCCTCGTCCTCGGTGCTGCGGCGATGGGAGTCGCCACGGTGGGGCTGGTCGAGCTGTTGCGACGCACGCGGCTGGTGCGTGAGGATGCATCGATCGGACTGGTGTTCCCCGCCCTGTTCAGCATTGCCGTCATTCTGATCACGCGCTACGCGGGCGCCGTGCATCTCGATACCGACGCCGTTCTGCTCGGCGAAATTGCGTTCGCGCCGTTCCGGCGGCTGGAGGTGGGCGGTCGGGACCTGGGGCCGCGCTCCCTGTGGGTGATGGGCGGCGTGCTGGTATTGAACATTCTCTTCATAACGGCGCTCTACAAGGAGCTGAAGCTCTCGACGTTCGATCCCGGCCTGGCCGCAGCGCTCGGCTTCGCACCCGGCGTGCTCCATTACGCGTTCATGACGCTGGTATCGATTACGGCAGTCGGTGCGTTCGACGCGGTCGGTTCAATCCTCGTCGTTGCACTGATGATCACGCCACCCGCTACTGCGTACCTCCTCTCGGACAGTCTGCCGCGGGTGCTGATCCTGAGCGCGGTCATCGCCGCGGCCGCGGCTCTGGGCGGCTTCTGGACCGCATGGCTCGTCGATGCCTCCATCGCCGGGTGCATGGCGGCCGTGGCGGGACTGCTGTTCATGCTCGCGTTCCTGCTGGCACCCGAGCGCGGCGTCGTTGCGGTCGCGCGCAGGCGTGAGCGGCAGCGCTGGGAGTTCGCGCGCCTGATGCTCGCGATCCACCTGCTGCACCACGAGGGCGCACCCGAGGCCGCCGACGAGAGCCGGGAGACACATCTCGGCGAGCACCTGCGCTGGAAGCCGGCGTTCGCGCGGCGCGTGGTCGACGAGGCGGAGGAGGATGATCTGCTGCTGCGGCTGCCGGACGGTCGGCTCGAGCTGACGGACGCGGGCAGGGACTCCGCACGGAAGGCGATGCTGGTCTGA
- a CDS encoding metal-dependent transcriptional regulator codes for MTTPAVEDYLKAIYQLSEAGAPVSTSAIAERLGIAAGSVTGMLKRLAEAGLVEHTRYYGARLTEDGANNAIRTIRRHRILELFLVDVLGYTWDRVHEEAERLEHVVTDELIDRMAGVLGQPDADPHGAPIPAAEGEFHEHPFPTLAELCAGDGATLRRVPDEDAAALRYLAQLQLRPGAELEVLEVAPFNGPLRVRINGTEQIVGRDLAKQIKVEPKEGTPQR; via the coding sequence ATGACGACGCCCGCAGTCGAGGACTATCTCAAGGCGATTTATCAGCTCTCCGAAGCGGGCGCGCCCGTGAGCACGTCGGCCATCGCGGAACGCCTGGGCATTGCCGCCGGCTCCGTAACGGGCATGCTCAAGCGACTCGCGGAGGCCGGCCTCGTCGAGCATACCCGCTATTACGGCGCGCGGCTCACCGAGGACGGCGCGAACAACGCGATCCGTACCATTCGCCGCCATCGCATTCTGGAGCTGTTCCTCGTCGATGTACTCGGCTACACGTGGGATCGTGTTCACGAGGAGGCGGAACGACTGGAGCACGTCGTAACCGACGAGCTGATCGATCGCATGGCGGGTGTGCTCGGCCAGCCGGACGCCGATCCGCACGGCGCCCCCATACCCGCCGCTGAAGGCGAGTTCCACGAGCACCCGTTCCCCACGCTGGCCGAGCTGTGTGCGGGTGATGGCGCAACACTGCGGCGCGTGCCCGATGAGGACGCGGCCGCGCTTCGCTACCTCGCCCAGCTCCAGCTGCGACCGGGCGCCGAGCTCGAAGTTCTCGAGGTCGCGCCGTTCAACGGCCCGCTCCGCGTCCGTATCAACGGTACGGAACAGATCGTCGGGCGTGACCTGGCGAAGCAGATCAAGGTCGAGCCGAAGGAAGGCACGCCGCAGCGCTGA